The Salinibacterium sp. M195 genome includes a window with the following:
- the gnd gene encoding phosphogluconate dehydrogenase (NAD(+)-dependent, decarboxylating) — MEETKHIGIIGLGKMGGNMRERMRAGGLTVTGYDPNPDVSDVATLSDLVDAVPAPRIVWVMVPSGPITDSVITEVSALLEPGDLVIDGGNSRFTDDEIHRDLLAPLKISFVDVGVSGGIWGLENGYGLMAGGEASDIERAMPIFDALRPEGPRDEGFVHAGPVGAGHYVKMVHNGIEYALMQAWAEGFELLDSRKDLVKDVPGSFKAWQRGTVVRSWLLELLVKALEEDPDFANIAGYVEDSGEGRWTVHEALNQAVAVPTISAAIFARFVSRQEDSPSMKAVAALRNQFGGHSVRKS, encoded by the coding sequence ATGGAAGAAACGAAACACATCGGCATTATTGGGCTCGGAAAAATGGGCGGGAACATGCGTGAGCGCATGCGAGCTGGGGGACTGACAGTCACCGGATATGACCCGAATCCCGATGTCAGTGACGTTGCCACGCTCTCCGATCTCGTCGACGCAGTTCCAGCGCCGCGGATCGTGTGGGTAATGGTTCCTTCAGGACCCATTACCGATTCTGTAATTACAGAAGTGTCGGCATTACTCGAGCCTGGTGACCTCGTCATTGATGGCGGAAATAGCCGATTTACCGATGATGAAATTCATCGTGACCTTCTCGCTCCGCTCAAAATTTCGTTTGTGGATGTCGGTGTTTCCGGAGGAATCTGGGGACTTGAAAACGGTTACGGTCTGATGGCCGGCGGTGAAGCATCCGATATCGAGCGCGCTATGCCGATTTTCGATGCATTGCGACCGGAGGGTCCACGGGATGAAGGCTTCGTGCATGCCGGCCCTGTTGGAGCTGGGCATTACGTCAAAATGGTGCATAACGGTATCGAATATGCGCTGATGCAAGCCTGGGCTGAAGGTTTCGAGCTACTCGATAGCCGTAAGGATCTCGTAAAAGATGTTCCCGGATCGTTTAAGGCGTGGCAACGAGGCACGGTCGTGCGTTCATGGTTGCTTGAGCTGTTAGTTAAGGCTCTGGAAGAAGATCCTGATTTCGCGAATATTGCCGGTTACGTCGAGGACTCGGGTGAGGGCCGTTGGACAGTGCATGAGGCTTTGAACCAAGCTGTCGCCGTCCCTACGATTAGTGCCGCAATTTTTGCTCGGTTTGTTTCTCGCCAAGAAGATTCTCCTTCGATGAAGGCGGTCGCTGCTCTCCGTAATCAGTTCGGCGGGCATAGCGTCCGCAAGAGCTAA
- the rpmH gene encoding 50S ribosomal protein L34, which yields MSKRTFQPNNRRRAKVHGFRLRMRTRAGRAILGARRRKGRTELSA from the coding sequence ATGAGCAAGAGAACTTTCCAGCCAAACAACCGTCGCCGCGCGAAGGTTCACGGTTTCCGTTTGCGTATGCGCACCCGTGCGGGTCGTGCCATCCTTGGCGCTCGTCGTCGCAAGGGACGCACCGAACTCTCCGCTTAG
- the yidC gene encoding membrane protein insertase YidC has protein sequence MDFFAFFSTLLWPIKWVIEAILVAFHTLLSALGMDANAGLTWVLSIVGLVLVVRAALIPVFVRQIKSQRRMMEVAPQLKKIQDKYKGKKDQFSREAMSRETMAMYKNAGTNPFSSCLPLLLQMPIFFGLFSVLREAQLEDRSAGVGFLNADLSESFGTSSLFDIAPLHLAISTAEGNVAVIVTAVIMVILMTGSQFITQLQIMSKNQSAEMKASPMYRQQRIMLYLLPLVFAFSGFTFPLGVMFYWLVSNFWTMGQQFLVIRNMPTPGSEAALAREARLAKRNQRKGIIEETPESGAIVIEEPQKPQREQPVSKNRAKKKQGKKK, from the coding sequence ATGGATTTCTTCGCTTTCTTCAGCACACTTTTGTGGCCGATTAAATGGGTGATTGAGGCAATCCTCGTCGCATTCCATACTCTGCTGAGTGCGCTCGGTATGGATGCGAATGCCGGTCTTACCTGGGTGCTCTCGATCGTAGGACTCGTGCTCGTGGTTCGCGCGGCACTAATTCCTGTCTTCGTGCGCCAGATTAAGAGTCAACGCCGCATGATGGAGGTTGCTCCTCAACTCAAGAAGATCCAGGACAAGTACAAAGGCAAGAAGGATCAGTTCTCTCGCGAGGCTATGTCTCGCGAGACGATGGCGATGTACAAGAATGCGGGTACTAACCCCTTTAGCTCTTGTCTCCCTCTTTTACTCCAGATGCCGATCTTCTTTGGGCTCTTCTCTGTTCTCCGTGAAGCACAACTCGAAGACCGCAGTGCCGGAGTTGGTTTTCTCAATGCCGATCTTTCAGAGTCATTCGGCACGTCGTCGCTTTTCGATATAGCTCCGCTGCATCTGGCAATTAGTACTGCCGAAGGCAATGTCGCGGTGATCGTTACCGCGGTCATCATGGTCATCCTGATGACTGGTTCACAGTTCATTACTCAGCTTCAAATCATGTCGAAGAACCAATCGGCTGAGATGAAAGCTAGCCCCATGTACCGCCAGCAGCGGATCATGTTGTACCTACTCCCCCTCGTCTTCGCCTTCTCAGGTTTCACCTTCCCTCTCGGCGTGATGTTCTACTGGCTGGTCTCGAACTTCTGGACCATGGGTCAGCAGTTCCTCGTTATCCGCAATATGCCCACGCCAGGCAGTGAGGCCGCCCTCGCTCGTGAAGCGCGTTTGGCGAAACGCAACCAGCGCAAGGGAATCATCGAGGAAACTCCGGAATCTGGAGCCATCGTCATTGAAGAACCTCAGAAGCCTCAGCGCGAACAGCCCGTAAGTAAGAACCGTGCAAAGAAGAAGCAGGGAAAGAAGAAATGA
- a CDS encoding PLP-dependent aminotransferase family protein — MTTQPNNLDQWFDHYADRASGLAVSEVRALFAVASRPEVVSLAGGMPYVSALPQELITESIDRVMRDRGPAALQYGSGQGLPALREQILEVMALEGIRASVDDVVVTTGSQHALELVTKLFINPGDVVVAEGPSYVTAMVVFKSFQAEITHVEMDEFGLIPDSLRAHIASLRAAGKTIKFLYTVPTFSNPAGVTLSWQRRLEVLEIARENGILVLEDNPYGLLYFDGPPPHAMRSVEEDGVVYLGTFSKTLAPGFRVGWVLAPHAIREKLILANEAAVLSPSSFTQNIISEYMTVADWKGQIDTFRGVYRERRDAMLDALDNYLPDLTWTVPNGGFYIWVTLPDNLDSKSMLPRAVKELVAYTPGTAFYADGNGRSNMRLSFCYPTPDFIREGIRRLSTVVNGELELLNTFSQTAPLTIAPPAPSMINPPANLS; from the coding sequence ATGACAACACAGCCAAACAACCTCGACCAGTGGTTCGACCACTACGCTGACCGCGCCTCCGGGCTCGCGGTCTCTGAAGTTCGAGCGTTGTTTGCCGTGGCCTCACGGCCAGAGGTCGTTTCGCTCGCCGGGGGAATGCCGTACGTCTCGGCGCTGCCTCAGGAACTCATCACCGAATCCATCGATCGAGTAATGCGCGACCGCGGCCCCGCTGCGCTGCAGTATGGGTCTGGGCAGGGGCTGCCTGCACTCCGCGAGCAAATCCTTGAGGTTATGGCCCTTGAAGGCATCCGTGCAAGCGTGGATGACGTCGTCGTCACCACAGGGTCGCAGCATGCACTGGAGCTCGTGACGAAGCTTTTCATCAATCCTGGTGACGTCGTTGTTGCCGAGGGTCCAAGCTATGTAACGGCAATGGTCGTTTTCAAATCGTTCCAAGCCGAGATTACCCACGTGGAGATGGATGAGTTTGGCCTGATTCCTGACTCACTGCGCGCTCATATTGCCTCACTGCGCGCTGCAGGCAAGACCATCAAGTTTCTGTACACGGTTCCCACGTTCAGCAATCCCGCTGGTGTAACCCTCAGTTGGCAGCGCCGTCTCGAGGTGCTGGAGATTGCGCGTGAAAACGGCATTTTGGTGCTCGAAGATAACCCCTACGGGCTGCTCTACTTTGATGGTCCTCCACCGCATGCGATGCGCTCAGTCGAAGAGGATGGCGTTGTTTACCTCGGCACCTTCTCGAAGACCCTGGCCCCTGGATTTCGAGTGGGTTGGGTTCTCGCACCGCATGCCATAAGAGAAAAACTCATTTTAGCGAATGAGGCCGCCGTACTTTCCCCGAGTTCGTTCACCCAGAACATCATCAGCGAGTACATGACTGTTGCCGACTGGAAGGGGCAGATCGACACGTTCCGCGGTGTTTACCGTGAAAGACGCGACGCAATGCTCGACGCCCTCGATAACTACCTCCCCGATTTAACGTGGACGGTCCCCAATGGCGGCTTTTACATCTGGGTGACGCTTCCCGACAACCTCGATTCAAAGTCAATGTTGCCGCGCGCTGTAAAGGAACTGGTCGCTTACACGCCAGGAACCGCGTTCTATGCGGACGGTAACGGCCGCAGCAATATGCGACTCTCCTTCTGCTACCCGACTCCAGATTTCATCCGTGAGGGCATTCGCCGTCTGTCTACGGTAGTAAATGGTGAGCTCGAGTTGCTCAACACGTTCTCCCAGACTGCGCCACTCACGATCGCGCCGCCTGCACCATCAATGATTAACCCTCCAGCCAACCTCAGCTAG
- the dnaN gene encoding DNA polymerase III subunit beta, protein MKFQVNRDVFSEAVSFAVKLLPQRTTLPILSGVLIEATDDGLTLSSFDYEVSARTQIKAEVDEPGRVLVSGKLLAEIASRLPNAPVRFSTEDNKITVACGTGHFTLSSMPVEEYPTLPQISDRVGTLKADLFSAAIAQVAVAASRDDVTPVITGVQLEVSQNNISLVATDRYRVAVRDIEWDAGESGVESATALVPAKTLVEVGKTFGNSGEISVAITSTDERELIAFQADNKTVTSLLIKGNFPPVRRLFPETVDNFAVMNTAELIEAVRRVSLVLEREAALRFTFTTEGVTLEAIGSEQAQASETIDAFLTGDDTVVSLKPQFLIDGLSSVHSEFVRISFTKTENPNKPGPVLITSQSSKDQPGSDNYKYLLQPNLLLR, encoded by the coding sequence ATGAAGTTTCAGGTCAATCGTGATGTCTTCAGCGAGGCAGTTTCGTTTGCGGTAAAACTGCTGCCCCAGCGCACCACGCTGCCGATTTTGAGTGGAGTGCTGATCGAGGCGACTGACGATGGCCTCACCCTTTCGTCGTTCGACTACGAAGTATCTGCTCGAACTCAGATCAAAGCTGAGGTCGATGAGCCTGGACGAGTACTCGTTTCGGGCAAGCTTTTAGCCGAAATCGCGAGTCGACTTCCCAACGCTCCCGTGCGCTTCAGTACGGAAGACAACAAGATCACTGTTGCCTGTGGCACTGGACACTTCACGTTATCGAGCATGCCCGTGGAGGAGTATCCAACTCTTCCTCAGATTTCTGACCGTGTAGGAACGCTCAAAGCGGATCTCTTCTCGGCTGCTATTGCGCAGGTTGCAGTTGCTGCATCTCGTGATGATGTCACCCCGGTAATCACCGGAGTCCAGTTGGAAGTCTCCCAAAACAACATCTCTTTGGTCGCCACTGACCGCTACCGCGTTGCGGTTCGAGACATCGAATGGGATGCCGGTGAGTCCGGTGTCGAATCTGCCACTGCGCTCGTTCCCGCCAAGACGTTGGTTGAAGTCGGAAAGACCTTCGGCAACAGCGGTGAAATTTCCGTGGCTATCACGAGCACTGATGAACGTGAGCTAATCGCGTTCCAGGCGGATAATAAAACGGTGACGTCTCTTTTGATCAAGGGAAACTTCCCGCCCGTTCGCCGACTTTTTCCCGAGACTGTGGATAACTTCGCGGTAATGAATACCGCGGAACTCATCGAAGCTGTTCGCCGGGTGTCGCTGGTTCTCGAACGCGAGGCAGCACTTCGGTTCACGTTTACGACCGAGGGCGTCACCCTTGAGGCAATCGGCTCGGAACAAGCCCAAGCATCCGAAACCATCGATGCGTTCTTGACCGGCGACGACACCGTTGTTTCTCTCAAGCCGCAATTTTTGATTGATGGATTAAGTTCGGTGCATTCGGAATTTGTGCGCATCTCGTTTACGAAGACCGAGAATCCGAACAAGCCTGGGCCTGTGCTTATTACGAGCCAGTCATCTAAGGACCAACCGGGTAGCGACAACTACAAGTACTTGTTGCAGCCCAACCTGCTGCTGAGATAG
- a CDS encoding R3H domain-containing nucleic acid-binding protein: MTNVSDTDTTAVETPAVDDRADRTSAQLEEEGDIAADYIEELLDIADLDGDIEIDARAGRAYISVTSSEDTNLRVLARPDTVTALQELTRIAVQNKTGEFSRLILDIGGSREARAAELSKLVDTAVARIDAGADSAALPPMSSYERKLVHDVVAERGFVSQSNGEGRDRHTVITRA, translated from the coding sequence ATGACAAACGTTTCTGACACAGACACCACAGCAGTCGAGACTCCTGCTGTTGACGATCGCGCAGACCGCACCTCGGCACAGCTGGAGGAAGAGGGCGATATTGCGGCGGACTACATTGAAGAGCTCCTCGACATTGCAGATCTGGATGGAGACATCGAAATTGATGCTCGTGCAGGTCGCGCTTATATCTCTGTGACATCGAGCGAAGATACGAACCTTCGTGTTTTAGCTCGCCCGGATACCGTCACCGCCTTGCAAGAGTTGACGCGCATTGCTGTACAGAATAAGACCGGAGAGTTTTCCCGATTGATTCTGGACATTGGAGGCTCACGAGAGGCACGGGCGGCCGAGCTCTCGAAGCTCGTAGATACCGCAGTGGCCCGCATCGACGCCGGCGCTGACTCGGCGGCACTCCCCCCAATGTCGTCGTATGAGCGCAAGCTGGTACACGATGTTGTCGCGGAGCGCGGTTTCGTTTCGCAGTCGAACGGCGAAGGCCGCGACCGCCACACTGTCATTACTCGCGCGTAG
- the dnaA gene encoding chromosomal replication initiator protein DnaA has protein sequence MSETPDPTKGLWQAVLAHLDGDERITPQLQGFMSLVEPKGVMAGTLYLEVPNELTRGMLEQRLRQPLLDAIGALSSEDGINNFATVVNPEIQQDALSQEVSRTEQPYIEPTPPAPIEQSSSRRSDSRLNPKYSFDNFVIGGSNRFAHAAAVAVAEAPAKAYNPLFIYGGSGLGKTHLLHAIGHYAESLYPGIRVRYVSSEEFTNDFINSIANNRASVFQSRYREIDILLIDDIQFLQGKDSTQEAFFHTFNTLHDHNKQVVITSDLPPKHLTGFEDRMRSRFEWGLITDVQAPDLETRIAILRKKAQSEKMQVGNDILEFMASKVSSNIRELEGTLIRVTAFASLNRTEVDMALVQTVLKDLITLDEDNVIAPVDIINHTADYFKLSVDDLYGSSRSQAIATARQIAMYLCREMTNLSLPKIGQLFGNRDHTTVMYANKKITELMKERRSIYNQVTELTSRIKQNQRFSQK, from the coding sequence ATGTCGGAAACACCCGACCCTACTAAAGGGCTGTGGCAAGCAGTTCTCGCGCACCTCGATGGAGATGAGCGGATTACTCCGCAGCTTCAAGGGTTTATGAGCTTGGTTGAGCCGAAGGGTGTGATGGCCGGCACCCTCTATCTCGAGGTTCCCAATGAGCTCACCCGGGGAATGCTTGAACAGCGCCTTCGTCAACCACTGCTCGATGCGATCGGCGCACTGAGCAGCGAAGACGGCATCAATAACTTCGCGACAGTCGTGAACCCCGAAATTCAGCAGGACGCACTTTCACAAGAAGTTTCCCGCACAGAACAGCCATACATCGAGCCGACGCCTCCAGCACCGATCGAACAGTCTTCATCTCGCAGAAGCGATTCACGGCTCAATCCCAAATACAGCTTCGATAACTTCGTGATCGGCGGTTCGAATCGATTCGCACATGCAGCCGCAGTTGCCGTTGCCGAAGCGCCAGCGAAGGCATACAACCCACTGTTCATTTACGGTGGCTCCGGACTCGGAAAGACACACCTTCTTCATGCCATCGGCCACTATGCCGAGAGCCTTTACCCCGGAATTCGCGTTCGCTATGTAAGTTCCGAGGAATTTACTAACGACTTCATCAACTCGATTGCCAACAACCGCGCCTCGGTCTTCCAATCTCGATATCGCGAAATAGACATCTTGCTCATCGACGACATCCAGTTTCTTCAAGGGAAAGACTCCACCCAAGAGGCTTTCTTCCACACCTTCAACACCCTGCACGATCACAACAAGCAAGTAGTGATCACCAGCGACCTGCCTCCAAAGCACCTCACTGGGTTTGAGGATCGGATGCGTTCTCGCTTCGAATGGGGCCTCATCACTGATGTTCAGGCACCTGACCTTGAAACGCGAATTGCCATTCTGCGTAAAAAGGCCCAGAGCGAAAAAATGCAAGTTGGCAACGACATTCTCGAATTTATGGCGTCGAAGGTGTCATCGAATATCCGCGAACTCGAAGGCACCCTCATCCGCGTCACCGCGTTTGCCAGTCTCAATCGCACCGAAGTCGATATGGCTCTTGTTCAAACAGTGCTGAAAGACCTCATCACCCTCGACGAAGACAACGTCATCGCACCGGTCGACATAATCAACCACACCGCTGACTACTTCAAGCTCAGCGTGGACGATTTGTATGGCTCTTCACGGTCGCAAGCGATCGCCACAGCACGTCAGATCGCGATGTATCTCTGTCGTGAGATGACCAATTTGTCGCTGCCAAAGATTGGTCAGCTGTTCGGCAACAGAGATCACACCACGGTGATGTACGCCAATAAGAAGATCACTGAGCTCATGAAAGAGCGTCGATCGATCTATAACCAGGTAACCGAGCTGACCAGCCGCATCAAACAGAACCAGCGATTCAGCCAAAAATAG
- the rnpA gene encoding ribonuclease P protein component: MRRGRRYSAPHCVIHIVSNERSTGVRFGFIVSKAVGNAVVRNSVRRRLRAAAAQLLPTVPGDSDIVVRALAGSAQVQCTTLQAEIAEGIDRIMVKS; the protein is encoded by the coding sequence GTGCGTCGTGGACGCCGCTATTCAGCACCGCACTGCGTTATTCACATTGTGAGTAACGAGCGATCTACTGGCGTGCGCTTTGGCTTTATTGTCTCCAAAGCAGTGGGAAATGCGGTTGTTCGCAATAGCGTTCGGCGCAGGCTACGCGCGGCAGCTGCTCAATTACTCCCCACTGTCCCTGGAGACTCGGACATCGTGGTTCGTGCATTAGCAGGTTCTGCGCAAGTTCAGTGCACTACGCTTCAGGCGGAGATCGCAGAAGGGATTGATCGAATCATGGTTAAGTCATGA
- the yidD gene encoding membrane protein insertion efficiency factor YidD, with amino-acid sequence MRSFLTFLLLFPRNVCVLILRVYRAIISPLYGDVCRYYPSCSYYTLQAIQQHGFFRGVWLGTRRLARCHPWAAGGIDDIPARRHERFQITRFGFVVAASHERG; translated from the coding sequence ATGAGGTCATTCCTGACGTTTCTGCTGTTGTTCCCGCGAAACGTTTGCGTTCTTATTTTGCGCGTGTACCGCGCGATCATCTCCCCTCTCTATGGTGATGTCTGCCGCTATTATCCTTCGTGTTCTTACTACACGCTTCAGGCTATTCAACAACACGGATTTTTTCGTGGAGTGTGGCTTGGCACCCGCCGGCTTGCTCGTTGCCACCCGTGGGCGGCAGGTGGCATCGATGATATTCCGGCTCGACGTCACGAACGTTTTCAGATCACCAGGTTCGGCTTCGTTGTAGCCGCAAGCCACGAAAGGGGCTAA
- a CDS encoding ParB/RepB/Spo0J family partition protein, with translation MAAPKRTGLGRGIGALIPASDENEQRPVDVFFPTGEAPTEKLRSVPGARLASLSPLDIVPNSRQPRTEFREEELSELIVSIREVGVLQPIVVRLLAGAVEGEPQYELIMGERRLRASKHLGLATIPAVIKSTADEDMLRDALLENLHRANLNPLEEASAYQQLLADFGITQEQLAERIGRSRPQITNTLRLLRLPESVQRRVAAGVLTAGHARALLSLPDAAGMERLADKIVNEELSVRAAEAAAGSLSTKPPRVKPSRGKKQGPLDEIAERLADRLNTRVKVTLGASKGQVVIDFATVADLNRILEELGDTGFNR, from the coding sequence ATGGCAGCACCCAAGCGCACCGGACTCGGGCGAGGTATTGGCGCTCTAATTCCTGCATCGGATGAGAACGAGCAACGGCCGGTTGATGTCTTCTTTCCCACTGGCGAGGCTCCGACAGAGAAACTTCGTTCGGTTCCTGGTGCGCGCCTAGCGAGCCTCTCCCCTCTCGACATCGTCCCCAACTCACGTCAGCCACGTACCGAGTTTCGCGAAGAAGAGCTGTCGGAACTCATCGTCTCGATCAGAGAAGTTGGCGTACTTCAGCCTATTGTTGTGCGCCTGCTGGCGGGGGCCGTGGAGGGTGAGCCCCAGTACGAACTCATCATGGGTGAGCGACGACTTCGAGCGAGCAAGCATCTTGGACTTGCCACGATTCCTGCGGTTATCAAAAGCACCGCGGACGAAGACATGCTTCGCGATGCTCTCTTGGAGAATCTCCACCGCGCAAACCTCAACCCGCTCGAAGAGGCGTCGGCCTATCAGCAACTGTTAGCGGACTTCGGCATCACCCAGGAGCAGCTTGCAGAGCGAATTGGTCGTTCTCGCCCCCAAATTACTAACACATTGCGTCTTTTGAGGCTTCCAGAAAGCGTTCAGCGCCGCGTTGCTGCTGGAGTTCTGACCGCTGGGCACGCTCGAGCGCTCCTATCGCTTCCTGACGCCGCCGGAATGGAGCGCTTGGCGGACAAAATCGTCAACGAAGAGCTTTCAGTGCGCGCTGCTGAGGCCGCGGCTGGGTCCCTTTCGACCAAACCCCCTCGTGTTAAGCCTTCGCGGGGAAAGAAGCAGGGCCCTCTCGACGAAATAGCGGAGCGTCTCGCTGATCGCCTCAACACTCGAGTCAAGGTGACTTTGGGTGCGAGTAAGGGGCAAGTAGTAATCGACTTTGCGACTGTTGCAGATCTCAATCGAATTCTCGAAGAACTCGGCGATACTGGCTTCAACCGCTAG
- a CDS encoding ParA family protein — protein sequence MKHPEREVNEQSKSFDETTPLAREIAELTRRRRAVADAALPLPPRPRVFTVANQKGGVGKTTSTVNLAAALARTGARVLVIDLDPQGNASTALGVEHRSETPSVYDVIIGDVPMADVVQKSPEFAALYCVPATIHLAGAEIELVSLVAREQRLRSALDQFLLDSPDSYHYVFIDCPPSLGLLTINAFVAAQEVLIPIQCEYYALEGLSQLLNNIKLIERHLNPKLRVSTILMTMYDSRTNLANQVVDDVREHFPNQVLTTVIPRSVRISEAPSYGQSVISYDQNSPGSLSYLEAAAEIAHRGAPQ from the coding sequence GTGAAACATCCCGAACGCGAAGTCAACGAACAGAGCAAGTCGTTCGATGAAACAACGCCGCTGGCGCGGGAGATTGCGGAACTTACTCGGCGTCGCCGAGCGGTGGCTGATGCAGCATTGCCACTCCCACCGCGTCCGCGAGTGTTCACTGTCGCCAATCAAAAGGGCGGTGTCGGCAAGACGACATCAACGGTCAACCTTGCCGCTGCTCTGGCACGCACGGGAGCGCGCGTATTGGTTATTGACCTAGACCCGCAGGGAAACGCCTCCACTGCACTTGGTGTAGAACACCGCTCAGAAACACCGAGTGTCTACGATGTGATTATCGGCGACGTGCCAATGGCTGATGTGGTGCAGAAGAGCCCAGAGTTTGCGGCGCTCTATTGTGTTCCGGCCACGATTCATCTTGCCGGCGCCGAGATCGAACTAGTGTCTTTGGTTGCTCGAGAGCAACGTTTGCGTTCTGCGCTCGATCAGTTTCTCCTCGACTCCCCCGATTCGTACCACTACGTTTTCATCGATTGCCCGCCGTCGCTGGGGCTCTTGACCATAAATGCCTTCGTTGCTGCTCAGGAGGTGCTCATTCCTATTCAGTGTGAGTACTATGCGCTCGAAGGGTTGAGCCAGTTGCTCAACAACATCAAGCTCATCGAACGCCATCTCAATCCGAAGCTTCGGGTCTCTACGATCCTGATGACGATGTACGACTCCCGAACGAATCTTGCCAACCAAGTGGTTGACGACGTTCGGGAACATTTTCCCAATCAGGTTCTCACCACAGTGATCCCACGATCAGTACGAATCTCTGAGGCACCAAGCTACGGCCAGAGTGTCATCAGTTACGACCAGAACTCCCCCGGCTCGCTCTCATATCTTGAGGCGGCAGCGGAGATTGCACACCGAGGAGCACCCCAATAA
- the rsmG gene encoding 16S rRNA (guanine(527)-N(7))-methyltransferase RsmG — MTEELVLEREPEVAVQLFGDRVDLARQYIQSLALRGEELGLIGPLELPRLWSRHIINCALVAPLLRPGLVGDIGSGAGLPGIVLAIARPDVQFVLIEPMERRVDWLRAESARLGLANVIVDRSRSQDAPYSEQLTQITARAVTALSKLIPTTEHLLAPGGEMVFMKGARIDEEIEAASKAIRKAGLRDVESLVLGEGITPEITRVFRARVD; from the coding sequence TTGACCGAAGAATTGGTGCTCGAGCGCGAGCCGGAGGTCGCCGTACAGTTATTTGGCGATCGGGTCGACCTTGCTCGGCAGTACATCCAGAGCCTCGCTCTTCGTGGAGAAGAGTTGGGTCTGATTGGCCCGCTTGAGCTTCCGCGGCTGTGGTCTCGGCACATCATCAACTGTGCACTCGTCGCTCCCCTGCTTCGGCCCGGTCTCGTTGGCGATATCGGGAGTGGTGCGGGTCTTCCGGGTATCGTCTTGGCGATTGCTCGTCCAGATGTGCAGTTCGTTCTTATTGAGCCCATGGAACGTCGTGTTGATTGGCTTCGCGCCGAATCCGCTCGTCTTGGGCTCGCCAATGTCATCGTCGATCGATCGCGCTCTCAGGATGCTCCATACTCAGAACAGCTGACTCAAATCACGGCGCGAGCTGTGACGGCACTCTCGAAGCTGATTCCGACGACTGAGCACCTCCTCGCTCCAGGCGGAGAAATGGTCTTCATGAAAGGTGCGCGGATAGACGAAGAGATCGAAGCTGCGTCCAAGGCCATTCGTAAAGCAGGGTTACGCGACGTTGAGTCTCTCGTCCTTGGTGAGGGAATTACTCCGGAGATCACGAGGGTCTTTCGGGCTAGAGTGGACTGA
- a CDS encoding D-alanine--D-alanine ligase yields MNASPTRVLVLAGGISHERDVSLRSGRRVADGLRAQGKQVELRDPDAGLLPYLRENKPDVVWPALHGASGEDGALRGLLDLIGVPYVGSRADAARLAWDKPTAKALVSRVDVRTPLSIALSRDSFRELGAHSILDELADELSGELVVKPAQGGSAQGVSIVTDRADLPRAMVNAYNYCDVALVEQRITGVEIAIGVLDSGMGPVALPAVEIEPVTGAYTFEARYNAGQTRFYTPARIAREHADRAAEAALAAHSALGLRHLSRVDLILDGAGTPWFLEANVLPGLTETSILPQALIAAGHDLGWVYAALADAAIEGP; encoded by the coding sequence ATGAACGCTTCACCCACCCGCGTACTGGTTCTTGCCGGCGGAATTTCCCACGAACGTGATGTTTCGCTGCGTTCTGGCCGCCGGGTAGCCGATGGACTGCGTGCTCAGGGCAAACAAGTTGAGCTGCGTGACCCGGATGCTGGCCTGCTTCCGTACCTCCGCGAGAACAAACCAGATGTGGTGTGGCCAGCGCTGCACGGTGCTAGCGGAGAAGACGGCGCATTGCGCGGTCTCCTCGACCTCATCGGCGTTCCCTACGTCGGTTCGCGGGCCGATGCCGCCCGACTCGCCTGGGACAAACCAACCGCGAAGGCTTTGGTTTCGCGCGTAGATGTCCGTACGCCATTGTCGATTGCGCTCTCTCGCGACTCGTTTCGCGAGCTAGGCGCGCACAGCATTCTTGACGAGCTCGCCGATGAGCTGTCGGGGGAGTTGGTTGTGAAGCCGGCACAGGGCGGATCAGCACAAGGTGTGTCGATAGTCACCGATCGTGCAGACCTTCCTCGAGCCATGGTCAATGCGTACAACTACTGTGATGTTGCCCTTGTCGAGCAACGAATCACCGGAGTCGAAATTGCCATTGGCGTGCTCGACAGCGGCATGGGACCTGTTGCGCTTCCCGCTGTTGAAATTGAGCCTGTGACGGGTGCCTACACTTTCGAGGCTCGCTATAATGCTGGTCAGACGCGCTTTTACACGCCTGCAAGAATCGCCCGGGAACACGCCGACCGCGCGGCAGAAGCGGCTCTGGCCGCCCATTCTGCTCTGGGGCTTCGACACCTTTCCCGCGTAGACCTCATTCTCGACGGCGCCGGAACGCCTTGGTTCCTTGAAGCAAACGTGCTTCCCGGCCTTACAGAAACGTCGATTCTGCCCCAAGCGCTCATTGCTGCAGGACACGACTTAGGTTGGGTTTATGCCGCTCTCGCCGACGCGGCAATCGAAGGTCCATAA